In the genome of Drosophila pseudoobscura strain MV-25-SWS-2005 chromosome 3, UCI_Dpse_MV25, whole genome shotgun sequence, one region contains:
- the Sobp gene encoding sine oculis-binding protein homolog A isoform X3, whose translation MWMSETGIVNEFAHSTMNELLGWYGFDGVDVDRLDLTAKTSRLLQSAAAAAAVASQQHHLHHQDQEHQHQMLERRRTGFLRSSRSSLAAAYHSNNNNNTKNNTSSNGNGNASAGAGGSGCGRKGGVQYCNRTTTTPSDHDTRSSREDDSKSPNSIGKPVTTVGMLTTEEKIDFNNCCWCHRPIAENAPDYLTSSDGPRYCSESCFTQSRRACFKKAKTCDWCKHVRHAVSYVDFQDGASQLQFCSEKCLNQYKMQIFCNETQAHLDMNPHLRDQGLEAGSEAGLITPDLWLRNCRSRSASPASTVSVSPGPPAERSAGATAKRISPSVTPPSNPSKPLISVAPVSKLLAQKSPAPAAAVPPPPPPPQQRHHNSLGSGPGLKPGRRKRPQRGPSSSSGSETVASMLQKQHHQQQQQQHQPTLSADFSGSSVPLPPLSPMPEPAHPHPQQQQPPTVVPPQVLGRGPTAIPSSYFAPPPNGHPMGLPFGRHPAQPPHHFLPPPHGMMPRGFPPPFGLPMPTQVPEHLGAFAAMMGAVPPVTVMVPYPIIIPLPIPIPVPLPVMDFYKAHLTPEQRKQLDEERATTSRREDQPQPLDCSKARSDKDLDQDGQPEEEPKPPPELKEEQGEEDEKEKDEDVDIDDDCNDNDDDEDKKSIPKTTSAGNASPASASASPSPSSSSPATDATALETHCIVRDETHSEADQDNQKLPKLKITRLQTKRTLIQTKEPTASTSSPAPPSFPATPSGSNVSSECSRPLRKRKRIIDCDFQKMALRELEPGDGGHNQDSSPTKDEDGECNITNSNNHGNAKAKK comes from the exons GAGTTCGCTCACAGCACCATGAATGAGCTGCTCGGATGGTATGGCTTCGATGGCGTCGACGTGGATCGCCTGGATCTCACCGCCAAGACATCGCGTCTGCTTCAGAGTgccgccgctgcggctgcggtgGCCAGCCAACAGCACCACCTGCACCATCAGGACcaggagcaccagcaccagatgctggagaggaggaggactggTTTCCTTCGGAGCAGTCGCAGCTCCCTTGCTGCCGCGTATCATAgtaacaacaataacaacacgAAAAACAATACCAGTagcaatggaaatgggaatgccagtgccggtgccggtgggagtgggtgtgggcgcAAGGGCGGCGTTCAATATTGCAACAGAACGACGACGACTCCCTCGGATCATGATACGCGCAGCTCGCGGGAGGATGACTCCAAAAGTCCGAACTCAATCGGCAAGCCGGTCACGACAGTGGGGATGCTGACCACAGAGGAGAAAATAG ACTTCAACAACTGTTGCTGGTGCCATCGACCGATTGCCGAGAACGCGCCAGACTATCTGACCAGCAGCGATGGACCTCGCTATTGCTCGGAGTCCTGCTTCACACAGAGCCGGAGGGCGTGCTTTAAGAAGGCCAAGACCTGTGACTGGTGCAAGCACGTCCGCCATGCAGTCAGCTATGTGGACTTCCAGGATGGGGCCTCGCAGCTGCAGTTCTGCTCGGAGAAGTGCCTCAACCAGTACAAGATGCAGATCTTCTGCAACGAGACCCAGGCCCACCTGGACATGAATCCACACCTGCGGGACCAGGGCTTGGAGGCGGGCAGCGAAGCGGGTCTCATCACGCCCGATCTCTGGCTGCGCAACTGTCGCAGTCGCTCGGCCTCGCCAGCCTCCACGGTATCGGTGTCGCCAGGGCCTCCAGCCGAGAGGTCGGCGGGGGCCACCGCCAAGCGAATCTCGCCTAGCGTTACGCCGCCCAGCAATCCGAGCAAACCCTTGATCTCAGTGGCGCCCGTGTCCAAGCTGCTGGCCCAAAAGAGTCCCGCGCCAGCTGCTGCAGTCcctccaccgccgccaccaccccAGCAGCGGCACCACAACTCCTTGGGATCGGGTCCTGGACTAAAGCCTGGTCGCCGCAAGCGTCCGCAACGGGGTCCATCGTCCTCCTCCGGTTCGGAGACGGTGGCCAGCATGCTCCAAAAGCAGcatcatcaacagcagcagcagcagcaccaaccgACGCTCAGCGCAGACTTTTCCGGATCCAgtgtgccgctgccgccattATCCCCCATGCCAGAGCCGGCCCATCCCCacccacaacagcagcagcctcccACAGTGGTGCCACCCCAGGTCCTGGGCAGGGGCCCAACTGCCATACCTTCCAGCTACTTTGCCCCACCGCCCAATGGGCATCCGATGGGACTTCCATTTGGAAGGCATCCCGCGCAGCCGCCACATCACTTCCTGCCGCCCCCGCACGGCATGATGCCTCGGGGATTTCCTCCGCCCTTTGGGCTACCGATGCCGACACAGGTGCCAGAGCATCTTGGTGCTTTCGCGGCAATGATGGGTGCGGTTCCGCCCGTAACCGTGATGGTGCCATATCCAATAATCATACCGctgcccatacccatacccgtgcccctgcccgtCATGGACTTCTACAAGGCGCATCTGACACCCGAGCAGCGGAAGCAGCTCGACGAGGAGCGTGCCACGACGAGTCGCAGGGAGgaccagccacagccactggaCTGCAGCAAAGCCAGGAGTGATAAGGATCTGGATCAGGATGGGCAACCAGAGGAGGAGCCGAAACCTCCACCAGAGCtcaaggaggagcagggggaGGAGGACGAGAAGGAGAAAGACGAAGATGTCGATATTGATGATGACTgtaatgataatgatgacgatgaggatAAGAAATCCATACCAAAGACAACCTCTGCCGGGAACGcttctccagcttcagcttctgcttcgCCGTCGCCTTCGTCATCATCGCCAGCCACTGATGCGACCGCGCTTGAGACACACTGCATTGTCCGAGATGAAACCCATTCGGAGGCCGACCAGGACAACCAGAAACTGCCCAAGCTAAAAATCACGCGACTGCAAACCAAACGGACCCTTATCCAAACCAAAGAGCCAACCGCGTCCACATCGTCTCCAGCTCCACCGTCATTTCCAGCGACACCTTCGGGCAGCAACGTTTCGTCCGAATGCAGTCGACCGCTGCGCAAGCGCAAGCGGATCATTGACTGCGACTTCCAGAAGATGGCACTgcgggagctggagccgggCGATGGCGGCCACAACCAGGACAGCAGTCCCACCAAGGACGAGGACGGAGAGTGCAATATAACCAATAGCAACAACCATGGCAATGCTAAAGCTAAAAAGTAA
- the Sobp gene encoding sine oculis-binding protein homolog A isoform X2 translates to MSAKTSPSSSRDASVGVAANVAGPVQIKKELPSDEIKEFAHSTMNELLGWYGFDGVDVDRLDLTAKTSRLLQSAAAAAAVASQQHHLHHQDQEHQHQMLERRRTGFLRSSRSSLAAAYHSNNNNNTKNNTSSNGNGNASAGAGGSGCGRKGGVQYCNRTTTTPSDHDTRSSREDDSKSPNSIGKPVTTVGMLTTEEKIDFNNCCWCHRPIAENAPDYLTSSDGPRYCSESCFTQSRRACFKKAKTCDWCKHVRHAVSYVDFQDGASQLQFCSEKCLNQYKMQIFCNETQAHLDMNPHLRDQGLEAGSEAGLITPDLWLRNCRSRSASPASTVSVSPGPPAERSAGATAKRISPSVTPPSNPSKPLISVAPVSKLLAQKSPAPAAAVPPPPPPPQQRHHNSLGSGPGLKPGRRKRPQRGPSSSSGSETVASMLQKQHHQQQQQQHQPTLSADFSGSSVPLPPLSPMPEPAHPHPQQQQPPTVVPPQVLGRGPTAIPSSYFAPPPNGHPMGLPFGRHPAQPPHHFLPPPHGMMPRGFPPPFGLPMPTQVPEHLGAFAAMMGAVPPVTVMVPYPIIIPLPIPIPVPLPVMDFYKAHLTPEQRKQLDEERATTSRREDQPQPLDCSKARSDKDLDQDGQPEEEPKPPPELKEEQGEEDEKEKDEDVDIDDDCNDNDDDEDKKSIPKTTSAGNASPASASASPSPSSSSPATDATALETHCIVRDETHSEADQDNQKLPKLKITRLQTKRTLIQTKEPTASTSSPAPPSFPATPSGSNVSSECSRPLRKRKRIIDCDFQKMALRELEPGDGGHNQDSSPTKDEDGECNITNSNNHGNAKAKK, encoded by the exons GAGTTCGCTCACAGCACCATGAATGAGCTGCTCGGATGGTATGGCTTCGATGGCGTCGACGTGGATCGCCTGGATCTCACCGCCAAGACATCGCGTCTGCTTCAGAGTgccgccgctgcggctgcggtgGCCAGCCAACAGCACCACCTGCACCATCAGGACcaggagcaccagcaccagatgctggagaggaggaggactggTTTCCTTCGGAGCAGTCGCAGCTCCCTTGCTGCCGCGTATCATAgtaacaacaataacaacacgAAAAACAATACCAGTagcaatggaaatgggaatgccagtgccggtgccggtgggagtgggtgtgggcgcAAGGGCGGCGTTCAATATTGCAACAGAACGACGACGACTCCCTCGGATCATGATACGCGCAGCTCGCGGGAGGATGACTCCAAAAGTCCGAACTCAATCGGCAAGCCGGTCACGACAGTGGGGATGCTGACCACAGAGGAGAAAATAG ACTTCAACAACTGTTGCTGGTGCCATCGACCGATTGCCGAGAACGCGCCAGACTATCTGACCAGCAGCGATGGACCTCGCTATTGCTCGGAGTCCTGCTTCACACAGAGCCGGAGGGCGTGCTTTAAGAAGGCCAAGACCTGTGACTGGTGCAAGCACGTCCGCCATGCAGTCAGCTATGTGGACTTCCAGGATGGGGCCTCGCAGCTGCAGTTCTGCTCGGAGAAGTGCCTCAACCAGTACAAGATGCAGATCTTCTGCAACGAGACCCAGGCCCACCTGGACATGAATCCACACCTGCGGGACCAGGGCTTGGAGGCGGGCAGCGAAGCGGGTCTCATCACGCCCGATCTCTGGCTGCGCAACTGTCGCAGTCGCTCGGCCTCGCCAGCCTCCACGGTATCGGTGTCGCCAGGGCCTCCAGCCGAGAGGTCGGCGGGGGCCACCGCCAAGCGAATCTCGCCTAGCGTTACGCCGCCCAGCAATCCGAGCAAACCCTTGATCTCAGTGGCGCCCGTGTCCAAGCTGCTGGCCCAAAAGAGTCCCGCGCCAGCTGCTGCAGTCcctccaccgccgccaccaccccAGCAGCGGCACCACAACTCCTTGGGATCGGGTCCTGGACTAAAGCCTGGTCGCCGCAAGCGTCCGCAACGGGGTCCATCGTCCTCCTCCGGTTCGGAGACGGTGGCCAGCATGCTCCAAAAGCAGcatcatcaacagcagcagcagcagcaccaaccgACGCTCAGCGCAGACTTTTCCGGATCCAgtgtgccgctgccgccattATCCCCCATGCCAGAGCCGGCCCATCCCCacccacaacagcagcagcctcccACAGTGGTGCCACCCCAGGTCCTGGGCAGGGGCCCAACTGCCATACCTTCCAGCTACTTTGCCCCACCGCCCAATGGGCATCCGATGGGACTTCCATTTGGAAGGCATCCCGCGCAGCCGCCACATCACTTCCTGCCGCCCCCGCACGGCATGATGCCTCGGGGATTTCCTCCGCCCTTTGGGCTACCGATGCCGACACAGGTGCCAGAGCATCTTGGTGCTTTCGCGGCAATGATGGGTGCGGTTCCGCCCGTAACCGTGATGGTGCCATATCCAATAATCATACCGctgcccatacccatacccgtgcccctgcccgtCATGGACTTCTACAAGGCGCATCTGACACCCGAGCAGCGGAAGCAGCTCGACGAGGAGCGTGCCACGACGAGTCGCAGGGAGgaccagccacagccactggaCTGCAGCAAAGCCAGGAGTGATAAGGATCTGGATCAGGATGGGCAACCAGAGGAGGAGCCGAAACCTCCACCAGAGCtcaaggaggagcagggggaGGAGGACGAGAAGGAGAAAGACGAAGATGTCGATATTGATGATGACTgtaatgataatgatgacgatgaggatAAGAAATCCATACCAAAGACAACCTCTGCCGGGAACGcttctccagcttcagcttctgcttcgCCGTCGCCTTCGTCATCATCGCCAGCCACTGATGCGACCGCGCTTGAGACACACTGCATTGTCCGAGATGAAACCCATTCGGAGGCCGACCAGGACAACCAGAAACTGCCCAAGCTAAAAATCACGCGACTGCAAACCAAACGGACCCTTATCCAAACCAAAGAGCCAACCGCGTCCACATCGTCTCCAGCTCCACCGTCATTTCCAGCGACACCTTCGGGCAGCAACGTTTCGTCCGAATGCAGTCGACCGCTGCGCAAGCGCAAGCGGATCATTGACTGCGACTTCCAGAAGATGGCACTgcgggagctggagccgggCGATGGCGGCCACAACCAGGACAGCAGTCCCACCAAGGACGAGGACGGAGAGTGCAATATAACCAATAGCAACAACCATGGCAATGCTAAAGCTAAAAAGTAA
- the LOC4805409 gene encoding guanine nucleotide-binding protein subunit beta-like protein 1 isoform X1, which yields MAVLPPDPVFSLRSPDMGAVNSVCFQENERLLAGTIKGSVFLWDLQTNRSALHFEVGSEPITSLHHTSDRLVTQEKGGTVTMFSIGNSSYVKEHSILGNHLGYCRSALYMNTSNTNEQLLFYPCEESSIGVLHVTDSAAPTQMLVPDDPQLPKLGSVTCFKPFDCASSLFLLAGYESGHFLTWDISSGVMVDVVELATDAMAVDYDPITNRGIVGGASDKLTTFSYQRPSMQLQRGSELCIKNPGVNCVRIRADQKVFASGGWDGRIRIFSWKSLRPLAVLTQHKQGGVMDLAYSQQPVAMWRAPIMAAAGMDGQISLWDLYN from the exons ATGGCTGTGCTACCACCAGATCCTGTGTTCAGCCTGCGTTCCCCGGACATGGGCGCCGTGAATTCGGTTTGCTTCCAGGAAAACGAGCGTCTCCTGGCGGGCACCATCAAGGGCAGCGTTTTCCTGTGGGATCTACAG ACAAATCGCTCGGCTCTGCACTTTGAAGTGGGCAGCGAGCCCATCACAAGCCTGCATCACACGTCCGACCGACTGGTGACCCAGGAGAAGGGTGGAACCGTCACGATGTTCTCCATAGGCAACAGCAGCTATGTGAAGGAGCACAGTATTCTGGGAAATCATCTGGGGTACTGCCGTTCAGCCCTTTATATGAATACGAGCAACACCAACGAGCAGCTTCTGTTCTATCCCTGCGAGGAGTCGTCCATTGGAGTGCTGCATGTGACGGACTCGGCTGCCCCCACCCAAATGCTTGTGCCTGACGATCCGCAGCTGCCCAAGCTGGGCAGCGTCACCTGCTTCAAGCCCTTCGACTGCGCCTCCTCACTGTTCCTGCTGGCCGGCTACGAGTCTGGGCACTTTCTGACGTGGGACATCAGCTCTGGTGTTATGGTGGATGTCGTCGAGCTGGCGACTGATGCCATGGCAGTGGACTATGACCCCATAACGAATAGAGGCATCGTTGGCGGTGCCT CGGACAAGCTGACCACCTTTAGCTACCAGCGGCCATCCATGCAGCTGCAGCGCGGCTCGGAGCTGTGCATCAAGAATCCGGGCGTCAACTGTGTTCGCATTCGCGCCGACCAGAAGGTCTTTGCCAGCGGTGGCTGGGATGGTCGCATTCGGATCTTCTCGTGGAAGAGTCTCCGACCTCTGGCCGTGCTCACCCAGCACAAGCAGGGCGGTGTCATGGACCTGGCCTACTCCCAGCAGCCGGTGGCTATGTGGCGGGCTCCCATCATGGCGGCAGCGGGCATGGACGGCCAGATCTCGCTCTGGGATCTGTACAATTAA
- the LOC4805409 gene encoding guanine nucleotide-binding protein subunit beta-like protein 1 isoform X2 produces MAVLPPDPVFSLRSPDMGAVNSVCFQENERLLAGTIKGSVFLWDLQTNRSALHFEVGSEPITSLHHTSDRLVTQEKGGTVTMFSIGNSSYVKEHSILGNHLGYCRSALYMNTSNTNEQLLFYPCEESSIGVLHVTDSAAPTQMLVPDDPQLPKLGSVTCFKPFDCASSLFLLAGYESGHFLTWDISSGVMVDVVELATDAMAVDYDPITNRGIVGGAFLRFTYSGQADHL; encoded by the exons ATGGCTGTGCTACCACCAGATCCTGTGTTCAGCCTGCGTTCCCCGGACATGGGCGCCGTGAATTCGGTTTGCTTCCAGGAAAACGAGCGTCTCCTGGCGGGCACCATCAAGGGCAGCGTTTTCCTGTGGGATCTACAG ACAAATCGCTCGGCTCTGCACTTTGAAGTGGGCAGCGAGCCCATCACAAGCCTGCATCACACGTCCGACCGACTGGTGACCCAGGAGAAGGGTGGAACCGTCACGATGTTCTCCATAGGCAACAGCAGCTATGTGAAGGAGCACAGTATTCTGGGAAATCATCTGGGGTACTGCCGTTCAGCCCTTTATATGAATACGAGCAACACCAACGAGCAGCTTCTGTTCTATCCCTGCGAGGAGTCGTCCATTGGAGTGCTGCATGTGACGGACTCGGCTGCCCCCACCCAAATGCTTGTGCCTGACGATCCGCAGCTGCCCAAGCTGGGCAGCGTCACCTGCTTCAAGCCCTTCGACTGCGCCTCCTCACTGTTCCTGCTGGCCGGCTACGAGTCTGGGCACTTTCTGACGTGGGACATCAGCTCTGGTGTTATGGTGGATGTCGTCGAGCTGGCGACTGATGCCATGGCAGTGGACTATGACCCCATAACGAATAGAGGCATCGTTGGCGGTGCCT TTCTCCGCTTCACTTACAGCGGACAAGCTGACCACCTTTAG
- the Sobp gene encoding sine oculis-binding protein homolog A isoform X1 yields MILKAETERGSESEMKLEMEMETETEMAHGIMRESERANGKEFAHSTMNELLGWYGFDGVDVDRLDLTAKTSRLLQSAAAAAAVASQQHHLHHQDQEHQHQMLERRRTGFLRSSRSSLAAAYHSNNNNNTKNNTSSNGNGNASAGAGGSGCGRKGGVQYCNRTTTTPSDHDTRSSREDDSKSPNSIGKPVTTVGMLTTEEKIDFNNCCWCHRPIAENAPDYLTSSDGPRYCSESCFTQSRRACFKKAKTCDWCKHVRHAVSYVDFQDGASQLQFCSEKCLNQYKMQIFCNETQAHLDMNPHLRDQGLEAGSEAGLITPDLWLRNCRSRSASPASTVSVSPGPPAERSAGATAKRISPSVTPPSNPSKPLISVAPVSKLLAQKSPAPAAAVPPPPPPPQQRHHNSLGSGPGLKPGRRKRPQRGPSSSSGSETVASMLQKQHHQQQQQQHQPTLSADFSGSSVPLPPLSPMPEPAHPHPQQQQPPTVVPPQVLGRGPTAIPSSYFAPPPNGHPMGLPFGRHPAQPPHHFLPPPHGMMPRGFPPPFGLPMPTQVPEHLGAFAAMMGAVPPVTVMVPYPIIIPLPIPIPVPLPVMDFYKAHLTPEQRKQLDEERATTSRREDQPQPLDCSKARSDKDLDQDGQPEEEPKPPPELKEEQGEEDEKEKDEDVDIDDDCNDNDDDEDKKSIPKTTSAGNASPASASASPSPSSSSPATDATALETHCIVRDETHSEADQDNQKLPKLKITRLQTKRTLIQTKEPTASTSSPAPPSFPATPSGSNVSSECSRPLRKRKRIIDCDFQKMALRELEPGDGGHNQDSSPTKDEDGECNITNSNNHGNAKAKK; encoded by the exons ATGATACTAAAAGCCGAGACAGAGCGCGGTTCCGAGAGCGAGATGAagttggagatggagatggagacggagacggagatggcGCATGGGATAAtgagggagagcgagcgggCGAACGGAAAG GAGTTCGCTCACAGCACCATGAATGAGCTGCTCGGATGGTATGGCTTCGATGGCGTCGACGTGGATCGCCTGGATCTCACCGCCAAGACATCGCGTCTGCTTCAGAGTgccgccgctgcggctgcggtgGCCAGCCAACAGCACCACCTGCACCATCAGGACcaggagcaccagcaccagatgctggagaggaggaggactggTTTCCTTCGGAGCAGTCGCAGCTCCCTTGCTGCCGCGTATCATAgtaacaacaataacaacacgAAAAACAATACCAGTagcaatggaaatgggaatgccagtgccggtgccggtgggagtgggtgtgggcgcAAGGGCGGCGTTCAATATTGCAACAGAACGACGACGACTCCCTCGGATCATGATACGCGCAGCTCGCGGGAGGATGACTCCAAAAGTCCGAACTCAATCGGCAAGCCGGTCACGACAGTGGGGATGCTGACCACAGAGGAGAAAATAG ACTTCAACAACTGTTGCTGGTGCCATCGACCGATTGCCGAGAACGCGCCAGACTATCTGACCAGCAGCGATGGACCTCGCTATTGCTCGGAGTCCTGCTTCACACAGAGCCGGAGGGCGTGCTTTAAGAAGGCCAAGACCTGTGACTGGTGCAAGCACGTCCGCCATGCAGTCAGCTATGTGGACTTCCAGGATGGGGCCTCGCAGCTGCAGTTCTGCTCGGAGAAGTGCCTCAACCAGTACAAGATGCAGATCTTCTGCAACGAGACCCAGGCCCACCTGGACATGAATCCACACCTGCGGGACCAGGGCTTGGAGGCGGGCAGCGAAGCGGGTCTCATCACGCCCGATCTCTGGCTGCGCAACTGTCGCAGTCGCTCGGCCTCGCCAGCCTCCACGGTATCGGTGTCGCCAGGGCCTCCAGCCGAGAGGTCGGCGGGGGCCACCGCCAAGCGAATCTCGCCTAGCGTTACGCCGCCCAGCAATCCGAGCAAACCCTTGATCTCAGTGGCGCCCGTGTCCAAGCTGCTGGCCCAAAAGAGTCCCGCGCCAGCTGCTGCAGTCcctccaccgccgccaccaccccAGCAGCGGCACCACAACTCCTTGGGATCGGGTCCTGGACTAAAGCCTGGTCGCCGCAAGCGTCCGCAACGGGGTCCATCGTCCTCCTCCGGTTCGGAGACGGTGGCCAGCATGCTCCAAAAGCAGcatcatcaacagcagcagcagcagcaccaaccgACGCTCAGCGCAGACTTTTCCGGATCCAgtgtgccgctgccgccattATCCCCCATGCCAGAGCCGGCCCATCCCCacccacaacagcagcagcctcccACAGTGGTGCCACCCCAGGTCCTGGGCAGGGGCCCAACTGCCATACCTTCCAGCTACTTTGCCCCACCGCCCAATGGGCATCCGATGGGACTTCCATTTGGAAGGCATCCCGCGCAGCCGCCACATCACTTCCTGCCGCCCCCGCACGGCATGATGCCTCGGGGATTTCCTCCGCCCTTTGGGCTACCGATGCCGACACAGGTGCCAGAGCATCTTGGTGCTTTCGCGGCAATGATGGGTGCGGTTCCGCCCGTAACCGTGATGGTGCCATATCCAATAATCATACCGctgcccatacccatacccgtgcccctgcccgtCATGGACTTCTACAAGGCGCATCTGACACCCGAGCAGCGGAAGCAGCTCGACGAGGAGCGTGCCACGACGAGTCGCAGGGAGgaccagccacagccactggaCTGCAGCAAAGCCAGGAGTGATAAGGATCTGGATCAGGATGGGCAACCAGAGGAGGAGCCGAAACCTCCACCAGAGCtcaaggaggagcagggggaGGAGGACGAGAAGGAGAAAGACGAAGATGTCGATATTGATGATGACTgtaatgataatgatgacgatgaggatAAGAAATCCATACCAAAGACAACCTCTGCCGGGAACGcttctccagcttcagcttctgcttcgCCGTCGCCTTCGTCATCATCGCCAGCCACTGATGCGACCGCGCTTGAGACACACTGCATTGTCCGAGATGAAACCCATTCGGAGGCCGACCAGGACAACCAGAAACTGCCCAAGCTAAAAATCACGCGACTGCAAACCAAACGGACCCTTATCCAAACCAAAGAGCCAACCGCGTCCACATCGTCTCCAGCTCCACCGTCATTTCCAGCGACACCTTCGGGCAGCAACGTTTCGTCCGAATGCAGTCGACCGCTGCGCAAGCGCAAGCGGATCATTGACTGCGACTTCCAGAAGATGGCACTgcgggagctggagccgggCGATGGCGGCCACAACCAGGACAGCAGTCCCACCAAGGACGAGGACGGAGAGTGCAATATAACCAATAGCAACAACCATGGCAATGCTAAAGCTAAAAAGTAA